In the Magnolia sinica isolate HGM2019 chromosome 15, MsV1, whole genome shotgun sequence genome, one interval contains:
- the LOC131227977 gene encoding proline-rich receptor-like protein kinase PERK8 isoform X1, whose amino-acid sequence MLQLISGCNVIDENQEEQSQSLLQWAEVLIEKLALHELINPHIGKSYDTYELYHMARTTYFCVRRRLEMRPSMGQVGRSQAIGPVRIRRDAIARAMRGWHSQRLLSNGYAGDSPIKVCGDYQMLCLCIWFCAHTML is encoded by the exons ATGTTGCAACTGATATCAGGATGCAATGTGATCGATGAAAATCAAGAAGAGCAAAGCCAGTCTCTACTTCAATGG GCAGAAGTGCTGATCGAAAAGCTTGCATTACATGAACTGATTAATCCTCATATTGGAAAATCCTACGACACATACGAACTGTACCATATGGCTAGGACAACGTACTTTTGTGTTAGGAGAAGGCTAGAAATGCGCCCTTCCATGGGACAA GTGGGGAGAAGTCAAGCTATAGGGCCAGTTAGGATTAGAAGGGATGCTATAGCTCGTGCTATGCGGGGTTGGCACTCTCAACGTCTTCTTAGCAATGGTTATGCTGGCGACTCACCTATCAAGGTTTGTGGAGATtatcaaatgttatgtttatgcaTTTGGTTTTGTGCTCATACCATGTTGTAA
- the LOC131227977 gene encoding proline-rich receptor-like protein kinase PERK8 isoform X3 produces the protein MLQLISGCNVIDENQEEQSQSLLQWAEVLIEKLALHELINPHIGKSYDTYELYHMARTTYFCVRRRLEMRPSMGQVGRSQAIGPVRIRRDAIARAMRGWHSQRLLSNGYAGDSPIKEYE, from the exons ATGTTGCAACTGATATCAGGATGCAATGTGATCGATGAAAATCAAGAAGAGCAAAGCCAGTCTCTACTTCAATGG GCAGAAGTGCTGATCGAAAAGCTTGCATTACATGAACTGATTAATCCTCATATTGGAAAATCCTACGACACATACGAACTGTACCATATGGCTAGGACAACGTACTTTTGTGTTAGGAGAAGGCTAGAAATGCGCCCTTCCATGGGACAA GTGGGGAGAAGTCAAGCTATAGGGCCAGTTAGGATTAGAAGGGATGCTATAGCTCGTGCTATGCGGGGTTGGCACTCTCAACGTCTTCTTAGCAATGGTTATGCTGGCGACTCACCTATCAAG GAATATGAGTAA
- the LOC131227977 gene encoding proline-rich receptor-like protein kinase PERK8 isoform X2: protein MLQLISGCNVIDENQEEQSQSLLQWAEVLIEKLALHELINPHIGKSYDTYELYHMARTTYFCVRRRLEMRPSMGQVGRSQAIGPVRIRRDAIARAMRGWHSQRLLSNGYAGDSPIKEDL, encoded by the exons ATGTTGCAACTGATATCAGGATGCAATGTGATCGATGAAAATCAAGAAGAGCAAAGCCAGTCTCTACTTCAATGG GCAGAAGTGCTGATCGAAAAGCTTGCATTACATGAACTGATTAATCCTCATATTGGAAAATCCTACGACACATACGAACTGTACCATATGGCTAGGACAACGTACTTTTGTGTTAGGAGAAGGCTAGAAATGCGCCCTTCCATGGGACAA GTGGGGAGAAGTCAAGCTATAGGGCCAGTTAGGATTAGAAGGGATGCTATAGCTCGTGCTATGCGGGGTTGGCACTCTCAACGTCTTCTTAGCAATGGTTATGCTGGCGACTCACCTATCAAG GAGGATTTATAG